One window from the genome of Pelodictyon luteolum DSM 273 encodes:
- a CDS encoding efflux RND transporter periplasmic adaptor subunit translates to MNRKKSSTKRNRLLLMGAAAIAALAVLAALLFGRQKPVEVTLEPVFRKEVIHLVTATGKIQPETDLAISPDVSGEIIELPVSEGQQVKKGALLFKIQPDVYINQVEQSLAQLNQAKSLSLETRSKQVKAEDDFRKASILFNEKLISESDYISARTNAQAARAAYQSSQYAIAQNRSLLDQNQDRLKKTVVPAPISGSIISLQSKLGERVVGTGQFPGTEVMRLADLDSMQVEVEVNENDIVNVRLGNPVSVTVDAYGKRVFRGTVHEIANSAISTAAGTQEEATNFSVKVRIFNHERLLKPGMSATADIESERVPDALVVPIQSVTLRSPKAESGRKKDDAPGKHQEESRQGVFVFKNNRVSFVPVTTGTTDNTHIVITGGLKEGERVVSGSYTAISTQLQDGEKVRLAE, encoded by the coding sequence ATGAACAGGAAAAAATCGTCCACGAAAAGAAACCGGCTCCTCCTTATGGGTGCGGCCGCCATTGCCGCGCTCGCCGTTCTTGCCGCACTCTTGTTCGGGAGGCAAAAGCCGGTCGAGGTGACACTTGAACCCGTATTCCGCAAGGAGGTCATTCACCTCGTCACCGCAACAGGCAAAATCCAGCCCGAAACCGATCTGGCAATCTCCCCTGACGTCTCGGGTGAAATCATTGAACTGCCGGTCAGCGAAGGCCAGCAGGTCAAAAAAGGGGCACTGCTCTTCAAGATCCAGCCGGACGTCTACATCAACCAGGTCGAACAGAGTCTGGCGCAACTCAACCAGGCAAAGTCACTGAGCCTCGAAACCCGATCGAAACAGGTCAAGGCAGAGGATGATTTCCGCAAGGCATCCATCCTCTTCAATGAGAAGCTTATCTCGGAAAGCGACTACATCTCAGCCAGAACCAATGCCCAGGCGGCGCGTGCCGCCTATCAGTCGTCACAGTATGCCATCGCCCAGAACCGCAGCCTGCTCGACCAGAACCAGGACCGGCTGAAAAAAACCGTCGTTCCGGCGCCGATCAGTGGCTCGATAATCTCGCTCCAGAGCAAGCTCGGTGAGCGTGTAGTCGGTACAGGACAGTTCCCGGGTACCGAAGTGATGCGCCTTGCCGATCTCGACAGCATGCAGGTCGAGGTGGAAGTGAACGAAAACGACATCGTCAACGTGCGACTCGGCAATCCCGTCTCGGTGACCGTCGATGCATACGGCAAACGGGTCTTCCGGGGAACCGTGCATGAGATCGCCAATTCTGCCATTTCAACGGCCGCCGGCACGCAGGAAGAGGCCACCAACTTTTCGGTCAAGGTGCGCATCTTCAACCACGAACGCCTCCTCAAGCCCGGCATGAGCGCCACGGCGGACATTGAATCCGAACGGGTACCCGATGCTCTGGTGGTCCCCATCCAGAGCGTAACATTGAGGTCACCGAAAGCGGAAAGCGGCAGAAAAAAAGATGACGCCCCGGGAAAGCATCAGGAGGAAAGCCGGCAGGGGGTCTTCGTCTTCAAAAACAACCGGGTCAGTTTCGTGCCGGTCACTACAGGAACGACCGACAACACCCACATCGTCATCACCGGAGGACTGAAGGAGGGCGAACGGGTGGTTTCTGGCAGTTACACAGCCATCAGCACCCAGCTTCAGGATGGAGAGAAGGTCCGTCTCGCAGAGTAA
- a CDS encoding MFS transporter has protein sequence MTQRRKVFAWLLFDYANTSFSVMMVTFVFPLYFKNVICGGDPSGDALWGAGVSISMLLVAVVSPVLGAASDLSGRRKRFLFSFTLMSVLATALLSFSGPGTAALALVLFVLANMGFEGGLVFYDAYLKEITSEKSIGRLSGYGFAMGYLGALSILLLVRPLLEGGVTVSNIGNLKLSFLIAAAFFALFATPLFLVLRDSGRRAGPMLSLEGIVRSIREVRHTVTHIRSFPDLSRFLLAYFFYNDAILTVIAFAFIYAQNTLHFTTGELIVFFMTVQTTAIAGSVAFGFVTDRIGPKRTIVITLIIWFLVILAAILSDSKEMFFATGMLAGMSMGSSQAASRSMMARLTPRAHLAEFFGFYDGTFGKASAIAGPLVFGLVSAGAGSQKAALASLLLFFMAGLLLMTRVRSESSLAGASAAGASDSG, from the coding sequence GTGACCCAGCGAAGAAAGGTGTTTGCATGGCTGCTGTTTGATTATGCCAACACCTCCTTCAGCGTGATGATGGTCACCTTCGTCTTCCCGCTCTACTTCAAGAACGTCATCTGCGGGGGAGACCCTTCCGGAGACGCCCTCTGGGGTGCCGGCGTCAGCATTTCCATGCTGCTTGTCGCCGTGGTCTCTCCAGTGCTCGGCGCAGCTTCCGACCTGTCGGGCCGGCGCAAGCGATTCCTCTTCTCCTTCACCCTCATGTCGGTTCTTGCAACCGCACTCCTTTCGTTTTCAGGGCCCGGGACGGCTGCTCTGGCGCTCGTGCTCTTTGTGCTTGCCAACATGGGCTTCGAGGGCGGGCTCGTGTTCTATGACGCTTACCTCAAGGAGATCACATCCGAAAAGAGCATCGGCCGCCTTTCAGGCTACGGATTCGCGATGGGATACCTCGGGGCGCTTTCGATCCTGCTGCTCGTCCGCCCGCTGCTCGAGGGCGGGGTCACTGTGTCGAACATCGGGAACCTCAAGCTGAGTTTTCTCATTGCCGCAGCTTTTTTCGCCCTCTTCGCCACGCCGCTCTTTCTCGTGCTCCGGGACTCCGGCCGAAGGGCGGGCCCGATGCTCTCTCTGGAGGGGATAGTTCGCTCCATCAGGGAGGTGCGCCACACCGTTACCCATATCCGATCCTTCCCCGATCTGTCACGGTTTCTTCTTGCCTACTTTTTCTACAACGATGCCATTCTGACGGTCATCGCCTTTGCCTTCATCTATGCCCAGAACACGCTCCATTTCACAACCGGAGAGCTCATCGTGTTTTTCATGACGGTGCAGACCACCGCCATTGCGGGTTCAGTGGCGTTTGGTTTCGTGACCGACCGGATCGGTCCCAAGCGCACCATCGTCATTACCCTCATCATCTGGTTTCTGGTCATCCTGGCAGCTATTCTCTCCGACAGCAAAGAGATGTTTTTTGCAACCGGCATGCTGGCCGGCATGTCCATGGGCTCTTCGCAGGCGGCCTCCCGTTCCATGATGGCCCGCCTGACGCCCCGGGCACATCTGGCGGAGTTTTTCGGGTTCTATGACGGCACCTTCGGCAAGGCTTCCGCCATTGCCGGCCCTTTGGTGTTCGGTCTTGTGTCGGCCGGAGCGGGAAGCCAGAAAGCGGCTCTCGCTTCGCTCCTGCTCTTTTTCATGGCAGGACTTCTCTTGATGACGAGGGTCCGTTCCGAAAGCAGCCTCGCCGGTGCTTCGGCCGCGGGTGCCTCCGATTCCGGCTGA
- the purQ gene encoding phosphoribosylformylglycinamidine synthase subunit PurQ yields the protein MADITIGVVVFPGSNCDHDTMHAVASFEGVKPVMLWHGSHDLQGAKAIILPGGFSYGDYLRAGSIARFSPIMQEVVDAAGKGLPVLGICNGFQVLLESGLLDGALSRNRDKKFLCRDTYIRPVNSNTMFTGLYREDEVLSIPIAHGEGNYFAPPEVIESLEEHDQVVFRYTDREGHVSDEANPNGSVGNIAGIMNRNGNVLGLMPHPERASEKLLGSEDGRRLFASLFRQL from the coding sequence ATGGCTGACATCACCATAGGGGTCGTTGTGTTCCCCGGATCGAACTGTGATCATGACACCATGCATGCCGTCGCATCGTTCGAGGGCGTGAAACCCGTCATGCTCTGGCACGGCTCGCATGACCTCCAGGGGGCTAAGGCGATCATCCTTCCCGGCGGCTTTTCCTATGGCGACTATCTCCGCGCCGGTTCCATCGCTCGCTTTTCGCCCATCATGCAGGAGGTGGTCGATGCTGCAGGAAAAGGGCTTCCTGTGCTCGGTATCTGCAATGGCTTCCAGGTGCTGCTTGAGAGCGGACTGCTTGATGGTGCGCTCTCCAGAAACCGTGACAAGAAATTCCTCTGCCGCGACACGTACATCCGTCCGGTGAACAGCAACACCATGTTTACAGGTCTCTACCGTGAGGATGAGGTGCTCAGCATCCCGATCGCCCACGGGGAGGGCAATTATTTTGCCCCGCCCGAGGTGATTGAAAGCCTTGAGGAGCATGACCAGGTGGTGTTCCGTTATACCGATCGTGAGGGCCATGTCAGTGATGAGGCCAATCCCAACGGTTCGGTTGGAAACATTGCCGGCATCATGAACCGCAATGGCAATGTACTCGGCCTCATGCCGCATCCCGAGCGCGCCAGCGAAAAACTGCTCGGTTCCGAAGACGGACGGCGCCTCTTCGCATCTCTCTTCCGGCAACTTTAA
- a CDS encoding D-alanine--D-alanine ligase family protein, with product MHHTTVALLFGGRSLEHEISVISARAVAANIDRDRYRVLAVYITRDGGWYAGGVAEQILKLDIADLIRTTSLEATAATLREMVAASAEPPFNFDFRGIDVAFPVLHGSYGEDGRVQGLLETLQVPCTGCGVLASALTMDKALTKLAAADAGLAVAVSVTVMSHAYRRDPEATHRLAVASLSFPMFVKPVSLGSSVGITKVNSESELAEAITHACSLDSKVLIEQAVKGREVEVAVIGNDTLEASPCGEIEPGSEFYDYEDKYIHDTAKLFIPARIPGDLQEKVREAALCAYRALGCRGMSRVDFFVDETTGSIVFNEINTIPGFTPVSMYPRLMAAAGTGFMELTDRLIRLAMEPEAGASA from the coding sequence ATGCACCATACAACCGTAGCCCTCCTGTTCGGAGGCCGCTCTCTAGAGCATGAAATATCGGTCATTTCCGCCCGCGCTGTGGCCGCCAACATCGACCGGGACCGCTACCGGGTTCTAGCGGTCTACATCACCCGTGATGGCGGGTGGTATGCCGGCGGAGTAGCCGAACAGATTCTCAAGCTTGACATCGCCGACCTCATCCGCACCACATCGCTTGAAGCCACAGCCGCAACCCTGCGTGAAATGGTGGCGGCATCGGCAGAGCCGCCCTTCAACTTTGATTTCCGGGGTATCGACGTCGCATTTCCGGTTCTGCACGGCTCTTACGGAGAAGACGGCCGGGTGCAGGGCCTGCTTGAAACCCTGCAGGTGCCCTGCACCGGCTGCGGGGTCCTTGCGTCTGCCCTCACCATGGACAAAGCGCTGACGAAACTCGCTGCCGCCGATGCAGGCCTTGCCGTTGCAGTGTCGGTGACCGTCATGAGCCATGCCTACCGCCGTGACCCTGAAGCAACGCACAGGCTGGCCGTTGCATCACTCTCGTTCCCGATGTTCGTTAAACCCGTCAGCCTCGGTTCATCGGTCGGCATAACCAAAGTGAACTCCGAAAGCGAGCTCGCTGAAGCCATCACCCATGCCTGCAGCCTGGACTCGAAGGTACTGATTGAACAGGCCGTCAAAGGCCGGGAAGTGGAAGTCGCCGTCATCGGCAATGACACCCTGGAAGCTTCGCCCTGCGGGGAAATCGAACCCGGCAGCGAATTCTACGACTACGAAGACAAATACATCCACGACACAGCGAAACTCTTCATTCCCGCCCGAATACCCGGCGATCTGCAGGAAAAGGTCAGGGAGGCTGCGCTCTGTGCCTACCGGGCGCTTGGATGCCGAGGAATGTCGAGGGTCGACTTTTTCGTCGACGAAACCACCGGAAGCATCGTCTTCAATGAAATCAACACCATCCCCGGCTTCACACCGGTCAGCATGTACCCCCGGCTCATGGCGGCTGCCGGAACCGGGTTCATGGAACTGACGGACCGCCTGATCCGCCTTGCAATGGAACCTGAAGCGGGGGCGTCCGCCTGA
- the panB gene encoding 3-methyl-2-oxobutanoate hydroxymethyltransferase: MNKNSQQKAAHVTTRRLYDMKQNGEKISVLTAYDYTMARILDRAGIDVILVGDSASNVFSGHNTTLPITVDELIYHAKGVVRGVQAETSRAMVVVDMPFMSYQLSPEDALRNAGKIMKEHECDAVKMEGGRTIADTVRRITDAGIPVMGHLGLMPQSIYKYGSYKVRAEDPAEAEELLEDAVTLERSGAFAVVLEKIPAGLAAEISRLLSIPTIGIGAGAECDGQVLVVNDILGLNREFHPRFVRQYADLNTVIEQAVRQYVEDVRSGGFPSVDESY, encoded by the coding sequence ATGAACAAAAATTCACAGCAGAAGGCAGCCCATGTCACCACGAGGCGACTCTACGACATGAAGCAGAACGGTGAGAAGATATCCGTTCTGACCGCCTACGACTATACCATGGCCAGGATCCTCGACCGGGCCGGCATTGATGTCATCCTGGTGGGTGATTCTGCCAGCAATGTCTTTTCAGGCCACAACACCACGCTCCCCATCACCGTCGATGAGTTGATCTACCATGCCAAGGGGGTCGTGCGCGGGGTGCAGGCTGAAACCAGCAGGGCCATGGTTGTCGTGGACATGCCGTTCATGAGCTATCAGCTCTCGCCGGAAGATGCGCTTCGCAATGCCGGCAAGATCATGAAGGAGCATGAGTGCGATGCCGTCAAGATGGAGGGCGGGCGCACCATCGCCGATACCGTCAGGCGCATCACCGATGCGGGCATACCGGTGATGGGCCATCTCGGCCTGATGCCCCAGTCCATCTATAAATACGGCAGCTACAAGGTGCGGGCCGAAGATCCGGCCGAAGCCGAAGAACTGCTCGAGGATGCAGTGACGCTCGAGCGATCGGGCGCGTTTGCCGTTGTGCTTGAAAAGATTCCTGCCGGCCTTGCCGCTGAGATCTCCCGCCTGCTTTCCATTCCGACAATCGGTATCGGTGCCGGGGCTGAGTGTGACGGGCAGGTACTCGTCGTCAATGATATCCTCGGCCTCAACAGGGAGTTCCATCCACGGTTCGTCCGCCAGTACGCCGATCTCAACACCGTCATCGAACAGGCCGTCCGGCAGTATGTGGAGGATGTGCGGAGCGGCGGATTTCCCTCGGTCGATGAAAGCTACTGA
- the pssA gene encoding CDP-diacylglycerol--serine O-phosphatidyltransferase, which produces MADPPNSNASKHYPPFITEESGVRPQRFGFVSRSFFPSVFTVMNMVSGYASIVMSGEGSYVAACWFIILAAFFDTVDGFVARATNGISDFGFELDSLSDLVSFGAAPAYLVYKFGLEGMPGMLGIAVSALIMIGSGLRLARFNISMIGYSKDSFSGLPTPAQALTISGFVLWMQSERFFPVEMMPTVIAWLSVTLALLMVSKVNYDALPKPTVESIRQRPFQMALYALAGFSVLVFQSKAFFLAMLLYILLGILRSLMLLVRQRAG; this is translated from the coding sequence ATGGCCGACCCCCCCAACAGTAATGCTTCGAAACACTATCCGCCCTTCATTACGGAGGAGTCCGGTGTGCGGCCGCAGCGTTTCGGCTTCGTTTCCCGTTCGTTTTTCCCTTCCGTCTTCACCGTGATGAACATGGTTTCAGGCTACGCCTCCATCGTCATGTCCGGCGAGGGCAGTTATGTGGCAGCCTGCTGGTTCATCATCCTTGCGGCTTTTTTCGATACCGTTGACGGATTCGTCGCCCGGGCCACCAACGGAATCTCCGATTTCGGATTTGAGCTCGATTCACTCTCCGACCTTGTTTCCTTCGGCGCAGCTCCTGCATACCTGGTCTATAAATTCGGGCTCGAGGGGATGCCGGGCATGCTCGGCATCGCGGTGAGCGCCCTCATCATGATTGGCAGCGGGCTCCGGCTGGCCCGCTTCAACATCAGCATGATCGGCTACAGCAAGGATTCGTTTTCGGGGCTTCCGACCCCCGCCCAGGCCCTGACCATTTCGGGCTTTGTCCTCTGGATGCAGTCCGAACGCTTTTTCCCCGTTGAGATGATGCCGACAGTAATTGCATGGCTGTCGGTGACGCTGGCGCTGCTCATGGTGAGCAAGGTCAATTACGACGCTCTTCCCAAGCCGACCGTAGAATCAATCCGCCAGAGGCCGTTTCAGATGGCGCTCTACGCCCTGGCCGGATTCTCGGTTCTTGTCTTTCAGTCGAAGGCTTTTTTTCTTGCCATGTTGTTGTATATTCTGCTCGGTATCCTGCGCTCGCTGATGCTGCTCGTGCGGCAGCGGGCCGGCTGA
- the purS gene encoding phosphoribosylformylglycinamidine synthase subunit PurS — MAYTAKIKVTLRQSILDVQGKAVEHALLNLGYGSVGSARIGKYIEVSINEDDALAAERICNEICLKLLSNPVMENYSFELEKA, encoded by the coding sequence ATGGCATATACCGCTAAGATTAAGGTGACGCTCCGCCAGTCCATTCTTGATGTCCAGGGAAAAGCCGTTGAGCATGCCCTCCTGAACCTTGGTTACGGCAGCGTGGGTTCGGCAAGGATCGGCAAGTACATCGAGGTGAGCATCAATGAAGACGATGCCCTTGCAGCCGAACGCATCTGCAACGAAATCTGCCTGAAGCTGCTTTCGAACCCCGTTATGGAAAATTATTCATTCGAACTGGAAAAAGCCTGA
- a CDS encoding ABC transporter ATP-binding protein → MPSNAVITMQSLSRYYEMGDQIVKALDNVSLEFLKNDYAAIMGPSGSGKSTLMNIIGCLDTPTSGTYDLNGQNVADMDDDELARIRNREIGFVFQTFNLLPRLNCLQNVELPLIYAGIDPSERRERAESALTRVGLADRITHRPTELSGGQIQRVAIARALINKPSIILADEPTGNLDTATSHDIMEIFGELSRAGNTIILITHEEDIAHCTSRIIRLRDGKIESDERR, encoded by the coding sequence ATGCCGTCAAATGCAGTCATCACCATGCAGTCGCTCTCGAGGTATTACGAAATGGGGGACCAGATCGTCAAGGCACTCGACAACGTCAGCCTCGAGTTCCTGAAAAACGATTATGCCGCAATCATGGGGCCCTCCGGCAGCGGCAAATCCACCCTCATGAACATCATAGGCTGCCTCGACACGCCAACCTCCGGAACCTACGACCTGAACGGCCAGAATGTCGCCGACATGGACGATGACGAACTGGCCCGCATCAGGAACCGTGAAATCGGCTTTGTATTCCAGACCTTCAACCTTCTCCCCCGCCTCAACTGCCTCCAGAACGTTGAGCTGCCGCTGATATACGCCGGTATCGACCCTTCAGAACGGAGGGAGCGGGCCGAATCGGCGCTTACCCGGGTAGGGCTCGCCGACCGTATCACCCACCGCCCCACAGAACTCTCGGGAGGGCAGATCCAGCGTGTTGCCATCGCCAGGGCGCTCATCAACAAGCCATCGATAATCCTTGCCGATGAACCGACCGGCAATCTCGATACCGCCACAAGCCACGACATCATGGAAATCTTCGGCGAACTCTCCAGGGCGGGAAACACCATTATCCTGATCACCCACGAGGAGGATATCGCGCACTGCACGTCAAGGATCATAAGGCTGCGCGATGGAAAGATAGAAAGCGACGAACGGCGATGA
- a CDS encoding CoA-binding protein: MGTPAPSIEDILGTCRVLAIVGLSPKPERPSNAVARYMIAAGYTLIPVNPGQTTILGLPCYPSLKALPPEIAESVEIVNIFRKPADIPPVVDEAIAIGAKVIWMQLGITNEPAAEKARQAGISVVQNRCISVEHQRHFI; encoded by the coding sequence ATGGGAACACCAGCTCCCTCCATAGAGGACATACTCGGCACATGCCGCGTCCTGGCCATCGTCGGGCTCTCACCGAAGCCGGAACGGCCTTCAAATGCCGTGGCGCGCTACATGATTGCCGCCGGATACACCCTCATCCCCGTCAACCCCGGCCAGACAACGATCCTCGGGCTCCCCTGCTATCCGTCCCTCAAGGCGCTGCCCCCGGAAATTGCCGAATCGGTGGAAATCGTCAACATTTTCCGCAAACCCGCAGATATCCCGCCAGTCGTCGACGAAGCCATTGCCATCGGGGCGAAAGTGATATGGATGCAGCTGGGCATCACCAATGAACCCGCTGCAGAAAAAGCCCGTCAGGCCGGCATCTCCGTCGTACAGAACCGGTGCATTTCGGTTGAACACCAGCGACACTTCATTTGA
- a CDS encoding lipoate--protein ligase family protein, with protein sequence MSEERLTAVHPSFSAVLAIDTGFGTGEENMAFDRRMMQAFADGLFQKEFGEGSCLWRFYGWRPHALTIGYNQDIALFDTGRCRMEGIDVVRRPTGGRAVLHGEEFTYSFIADSPEENTELYRHVHEVIRIALEGLGVHAEFCRSTLPARGVTAPVACFTASARHELQVDGRKLVGSAQRRSGRVLLQHGSLPLSRRHMDLSRYVPGGGIADAEDLRAEMERKTVSLEEILGYIPSYGRLVELMLAALETHGGSAPVRLRSPGAPGPDGRLLPSSITESLAP encoded by the coding sequence ATGTCTGAAGAACGACTGACTGCCGTGCATCCCTCTTTTTCAGCGGTACTGGCTATCGACACCGGTTTCGGGACCGGGGAGGAGAACATGGCGTTCGACCGCCGCATGATGCAGGCGTTCGCCGATGGTCTCTTCCAGAAAGAGTTCGGGGAGGGGAGCTGCCTCTGGCGGTTTTACGGCTGGCGGCCCCATGCCCTTACCATCGGCTACAATCAGGATATCGCTCTTTTCGATACCGGGAGGTGCCGGATGGAGGGTATTGATGTCGTGAGGCGGCCGACCGGCGGCAGGGCGGTCCTGCATGGCGAGGAATTTACCTACAGTTTTATTGCGGATTCTCCCGAAGAGAACACCGAGCTGTATCGTCATGTGCATGAAGTTATACGGATTGCGCTTGAAGGGCTCGGTGTCCATGCAGAGTTCTGCCGCTCGACCCTGCCCGCCCGCGGCGTCACGGCTCCTGTTGCATGCTTCACCGCCTCGGCGCGCCATGAACTGCAGGTTGACGGACGGAAGCTGGTGGGGTCGGCGCAGCGTAGAAGCGGAAGGGTGCTGCTCCAGCACGGTTCGCTGCCGTTGTCCCGCCGTCACATGGACCTTTCCCGGTACGTTCCGGGGGGTGGGATTGCGGATGCAGAAGATCTGAGGGCGGAGATGGAGCGGAAAACCGTTTCCCTTGAGGAGATTCTTGGTTACATTCCATCCTACGGGCGGCTTGTGGAGCTGATGCTTGCCGCACTTGAAACCCATGGCGGCAGTGCGCCGGTGCGGCTTCGGTCTCCCGGGGCACCGGGGCCCGACGGACGGCTTTTACCTTCATCCATCACGGAGAGCTTGGCACCATGA
- a CDS encoding TolC family protein, whose product MTSTLRSFIAAAIILLAPPFTLRAAEAEPPARLTLKECVREALATASEGKKAENALQLQATDVLRRYGRFLPGVTASATYSPYSRAKAYSPATTLADYTTTSTESATATLTASLNLFNGFSDYSALQAALKTKRALGYSLTRAYETIAYDVTQTYYQALLDRELQAIAEEDLLASEDQLKLTENQFRVGLKSMTERYQQEAEVASRRLASIQAEARAQRSLLELLRRINRTPAVPVTLADAPEGTGTMPPYLPALDSLMTTAFQKRQDLIGSELEARAARWQVREARGQRLPSLDATWTLSSGGSRYLSGSTITYPTPTLDDQLERSIGQSVSIGLSWTIFDGWQTGYLVQSAKIGWLNKSLDYNDLRRDIAIDLGQAYNDFRSARMQTETAQISLKAAQSAYLAVRKKYELGAAGFVDLSTARAALFSARSSLTQARYNLELQKNVIAYATGTLELPMNPQP is encoded by the coding sequence TTGACTTCTACACTACGCTCCTTCATCGCCGCAGCCATCATCCTTCTTGCTCCGCCCTTTACCCTGCGGGCAGCTGAAGCAGAGCCGCCGGCCCGGCTCACGCTGAAAGAGTGCGTCAGGGAAGCTCTTGCCACCGCCTCAGAGGGCAAAAAAGCAGAAAACGCCCTGCAGCTCCAGGCAACCGACGTGCTCCGGAGGTATGGACGGTTTCTTCCGGGCGTAACGGCATCGGCCACATACTCGCCTTACAGCCGGGCAAAAGCCTACTCGCCAGCTACCACTCTGGCGGATTACACAACGACCTCAACAGAATCTGCCACTGCCACCCTGACGGCGAGCCTGAACCTGTTCAACGGCTTCAGCGACTACTCTGCGCTGCAGGCGGCCCTGAAAACAAAACGCGCCCTCGGCTACAGCCTCACGAGAGCCTATGAAACCATAGCCTACGACGTAACCCAGACCTACTACCAGGCCCTCCTCGACCGGGAGCTCCAGGCAATTGCCGAAGAGGACCTGCTGGCATCGGAAGACCAGCTGAAGCTGACCGAGAACCAGTTCAGGGTGGGACTTAAATCCATGACCGAACGCTACCAACAGGAAGCCGAAGTAGCCTCGAGGCGTCTTGCATCCATCCAGGCTGAAGCCAGAGCGCAGAGAAGCCTCCTTGAGCTCCTGCGGCGCATCAACCGGACCCCCGCCGTCCCGGTCACCCTCGCCGACGCTCCCGAAGGAACCGGAACCATGCCGCCGTACCTTCCTGCGCTTGACTCCCTCATGACGACGGCCTTCCAAAAAAGACAGGACCTCATCGGAAGCGAACTCGAAGCACGTGCTGCCCGCTGGCAGGTCCGTGAAGCCCGGGGCCAGCGCCTGCCATCCCTTGATGCCACCTGGACCCTCTCGAGCGGTGGGTCCCGCTACCTCAGCGGATCAACCATTACATATCCTACGCCGACCCTTGACGACCAGCTTGAGCGTTCCATCGGCCAGTCGGTCTCCATCGGCCTCAGCTGGACCATCTTTGACGGCTGGCAGACCGGGTACCTGGTGCAGTCCGCCAAAATCGGCTGGCTCAACAAGTCCCTCGACTACAACGACCTGCGTCGCGACATTGCAATCGATCTCGGTCAGGCATATAACGACTTCCGCTCAGCCCGGATGCAGACGGAAACCGCCCAAATCAGCCTGAAAGCCGCACAGTCCGCATATCTGGCGGTCAGAAAGAAATACGAGCTCGGTGCTGCCGGGTTCGTCGACCTCTCCACCGCCCGAGCCGCACTGTTCAGCGCCCGCTCAAGCCTCACACAGGCGCGCTACAACCTTGAGCTCCAGAAGAATGTGATTGCCTATGCCACCGGCACCCTTGAGCTGCCCATGAATCCCCAACCCTGA